A region from the Rhodamnia argentea isolate NSW1041297 chromosome 7, ASM2092103v1, whole genome shotgun sequence genome encodes:
- the LOC115752521 gene encoding uncharacterized protein LOC115752521 — protein MDVESGPKPAKSRPPPERSHRCRNICISLVAILVLIVVLIVILAFTVFKAKHPVTTVNSVKLKNLQVSLSVAPLGLNLNVTLDVDLSIKNPNKVGFKYKNSTALLNYRGELVGEVPIPAGEISADRTKQMNVSLTVLANRLLSNSQAYTDFLSGVLTLNTYTKMSGKVTIMGLFKVHVVSTTSCDLSVFVSNRTVGDQHCRYKTQL, from the coding sequence ATGGACGTCGAATCTGGACCGAAGCCCGCGAAGTCGCGGCCACCGCCCGAACGAAGCCACAGATGCAGGAACATCTGCATTTCGCTGGTGGCGATCCTCGTCCTCATTGTGGTGCTGATCGTGATCCTGGCCTTCACCGTGTTCAAGGCGAAGCACCCCGTGACCACCGTGAACTCTGTAAAGCTCAAGAACCTGCAGGTGTCGCTGAGCGTCGCCCCCCTCGGGCTTAACCTGAACGTTACCCTAGACGTCGACCTCTCCATCAAGAACCCCAACAAGGTCGGCTTCAAGTACAAGAACAGCACCGCTCTGTTGAACTACAGGGGGGAGCTCGTCGGGGAGGTCCCTATCCCCGCGGGCGAGATATCGGCCGACCGGACGAAGCAGATGAACGTGTCGCTCACCGTGCTGGCGAACCGGTTGCTGTCGAACTCGCAGGCGTACACGGACTTCTTGTCCGGGGTCTTGACGCTCAACACGTACACGAAGATGTCTGGTAAGGTGACGATCATGGGATTGTTTAAGGTCCATGTGGTTTCCACGACTTCCTGCGATTTGAGTGTGTTTGTGTCCAATAGAACTGTGGGGGATCAACATTGTAGGTATAAGACCCAGCTGTAG